GTACCACTCGTACCTCTGCGACGAGGTCGTGCCGTGGGTCGACGCGCGCTACCGGACGATTCCGCAGGCGTCGTCGCGAGCCATCACCGGCAAGTCGTCCGGTGGGTTCGGCGCGATGATCACGCCGATGCTGCGTCCGGACCTGTTCGGGGCGTTGGCCACGCACGCCGGGGACTCGCTCTACGAGTACTGCTACCTGGGTGAGTTCGCCAAGGCCGTGCGGTACCTCCGGGAGTACGGTGGCGACATTCTGCGCTGGTGGGACGAGTTCCGATCGCGGACGTCGTTCACCAAGGAGGCCGACAACACGCTGCTGATCCTGCTCGGCTGCAGCGCGTGCTTCTCCGCCGACGAGGACGGCACTGTGCGGCTGCCGTTCGACCCGGTCACCGGTGAGCTCGTCCCCGAGCGCTGGCAGCGGTGGCTGGACTGGGACCCGGTACGGATGATCGACCGGCACGCGGACGCCCTGCTGTCCCAGCAGGCCATCTGGATCGACGCGGGCACGCGGGACGAGTGGTTCCTGGATCTGGGAGCCGAGGCGTTCCGCACCGGTCTGGCCCGGATCGGCGTCCCCGACGAGAAGGTGCACTTCGAACTCTTCGACGCTGCCCACGGCGGTATCGACTACCGCTACCCGAAGTCCCTGGCGTGGCTGGCCCACCGCCTCGCCCGCTGAGCGCGCTCGCTAAGCGGCTTCTAGACGGTAGATCGTCGTGTCGGCGTGGCGGTAGTAGACCGACCAGCGGGGGGACGCGTCCAGAGCCTGGCGCAGGGCGTCCACCGAGCCGTCCGGGAGGTAACCGAAGTACTCGACGGTCCTGCGCATCTGCTCGGTGACCACGAGGAACGTCTCGGTGCCGCCGAACGACGCCGCCCACGTCTCGATCGCGCGCAGCTGATCGGCGTCGAGTGTCAGGTGCCGGAAGCTCGGCTCGTCGATGATCGACGGGTCGACGCTCCGGCCCGGGTTGAGGGCGGCGTAGTCGGCCGTCAACCGGGCCGGGAACGCCGCCGCGACCATCGTCGTGGTGGAGCCGGCCGGGGCCTGCGTCACCAGGTACCGGGCCGCGCGGACGTCGGCCGGCGCGACCACGTGCAGTTGGAACTGACCTTGCAAACCCTGGAGGCCCGCGAGCGCGAGCACCGTCAGCGCCAATCCGGCCGCACAGCCGCGCCACACCCCGGGCCGCAGCAGGGCCCACCACGACGCGGCGAGCATCGCGCACCACGGCAGCGAGAACAGGAACACCCGGTAGATCGCCTCGCCGCCGTAGCTCTGCAGGAGCAACAGCAGGAACGGCGTGAAGCCGAGGACGAGCGGCATGATCACCCGACCGAGTCCTCGGCGGTGTCGCCAGCCGACCACCAGCGCGGCCAGCCAGACCGCGAACGCGAGCGTCCTGGCCACGATCGCGGAGAACTCTTGCGGCGCGCTTCCCCATCCGCTGGTGTTCCCGGACGCGTTCTTGAAGAGGTCGAAGCCGTCGAAGAGGTGGTACTGGCTGCTCACGCCGCCTAGCCGCGGCAGGAAGTAGCCGCCGGCCACCACGGCGAGCACACCGATCAGCCAGTACGGACGGATCAACCCGAGCACGCTGAGCACACCGATCCCGAACAGCAGCAGGTACGGCGTCAGCTGGTGCGCGCTGGTGATCGCCGCGAACACCAGCACGATCGCGGCCAGCAGTGGCCAGCGCGGCCGGTCCCGCACCGAGGGCGCGTCCCGGACCAGCAACAGTCGCAGCCGCTTGAGGCGCCCAGCCGTCCGGGAGGCGGGCAGCCCACGACAGCCGTGCATCAGCAACGCGAAGAGCCCGAGGCTCAACGCGTACGCGAACGCCTGCGGGGAGAAGTAGTTCTGGTCGACCCACAGGCAGGCCGTGAAGAGGAGCACGGTGAGGTAGACCGCGCGGGTGTTCCGGCTCAGGCCGCGGACGACGGCCGCGACGAGGACGACGTCCAGCAACCCGAAGTAGAGCGACGACCAGGCCACGAAGCGGATCGGCGCCACACCGGCGACGCTGGAGAGCTGCGCTACGGCCGCGAAGAACGCCGGCCACTCCTGGTAGATGTCGTCCTGGTCGAGCACGACGCCGTGCTGCTGGATGAACTCGACGACGCCCAGGTGCTTGTACGTCCAGGAGTACTCGGGCAGCGCCAGCATCAGCGGGGCGGTGCCCCACATCTCCAGCGCGAGGACGCCCACCCCGGCGAGCAGCACCGACAGGCGCGCGCGTCCGAATACCTCGACGCCGCAGCCGAGGCACGTCATCGTCAGCGCGGCGACGAACGGGGCTCCCAGGCCCGCGGTGAGGCCGTACGGACCGATCTGGTCCGGGTCTGCGCGGACCACGGTGACCAGCCAGAGCAAAGCGCCGACCGCCAGCAACGTCGGGGCGAGCACCGCCGATCCGATCCGCACCGGGGCGGTCGGCTCCGCCTCGGGCGATCCGGCGTCCGCCTCCGCACGGGGTCGGTCCGGAGCGGAGGGTCCGGGCCTACTCGGGCGGCGCGGCGATGACGGGCTCGTGATGCGGAGTCGGGCGAGCGCGAGCCCAGCCGTGAGCACCAGCGTCACCACGGTCGCCGCCGACGGATGCCACGCCCCGGCCCACACCATCGACGCCGCACCCACGGCGGCCAGCGCCAGGCTGAACGTGATCGCCAGCGCCACCGCCAGCACCCGGTCGACGATCCGCAGGTGCGCCACTATCGCGGCGCCAGGTCCTGCGGTGGTGAACGCCAGCAGCAGCACCAGCCGCGCGGGCCCGTGCGGGATCAGCAGCGCGACCGCACCGGCGATCGCGAGCACCAGTGCTACGGCCGCGAGTCCGGTGTCGGTCGAGCGCGGTTCGGCGTCCACGGCGTCGCGCGGCAGCGACGACAAGAGAGGGGTGCCCACTCGGTCATTCTGTACCTATTTGGGCGTATTGCCGGTAACCGACCGAAGCCGAGCCACCAAGCCGGGCAGCAGGATGACCGCTCCGAGCGCCTGCGCGCCCACGTAGGCCAGCCCGACGCCGGGCAGGCCGAGGACGGGCATCAGCACGACCGCACCGCCGAGGAACACCGCCGCGGTGACCGCCTGCACCAGCACCACGGGCCAGAGCCGGTTCGCCAGCATCGCGAGCGCCGAGTACACGATGACGACCGCGGTGAACGGAAAGCTCAACGCGGCGATCCGGAGCAGGCTCCCACCCCCGTCGGCGAACGCGCCGCCCTGCACGAGCAGCAACGTGGGGCCGAACGCCACCAGCCCGACGGTGCCCGCGGCCACGACCGCGGCGACCAGCCCCACCGTGCGGGGCAGATGCTGCGGGAGCCCGTCCGGGTCCCGGCCGGCCTGGGCGAGGAACGACATCATGATGTTCCAGACCAGCGTCTGGAGCGTGATCACGATCAGCCACGGCACCGCGAAGTAGGCGTTCGCGACCGAGCCGGACAGGTGCAGCACGAGTACCGGCGGGATCAGCGTGACGACGTTGCCGACCAGGTTGTTGACGTACTCGGCAGCCACGAAGCTACCCAGCTGCGCGGGCCCGGGGAGCCGGGACTCGCCGCCCGAGCAGGTCGGTGCCAGCCGCGCGAAGATCCCGAACGTCACCACGACGACCGCGATCGCAGCGGGGATGCACCACGCCGCCGCGATGCCCAGCCGCGACCCGGACGCGACCAGGGCCACCAGCAGGACCAGCTTCGCGCCCGACGTCGTGACGTGCTTGGTGACCACCGAGCCCGCGCGACCGAACGTGGTGAGCACGCCGTCCTGCACGTAAAACAGCGCGAAGACGGCGACCGCGAGCACGAAGCCGAGCGGATCCCACGACCCAAGCCCGAACCCGGAGCCCAGTCCCAGCAGGAGGTACGCCGAGCCGAACAGCAGCGACGCGGTGAGAACCCCGGCGTAACCGGACGCCAGGAACGCAGCGGTGCGGTGACCTGCCTGCGGCAAGAACCGCACGAACACCGACTGCAGGTTCAGCTGCGCGATCCCGGAGACGAGTGCGATCGCCGAGACGGTCGCGTTGCCGTGCCCCACCGCCTCGGTCGGGTACAGGCGTGCCGCGACGACCCAGAACACCATGTTCAACGCCGACGCCAACACGGTCGAGGACATCAGCGCGGACGCCTGTCGAACGACGGCTGACGACCTCCATCCGGACGCGGGGCGCGCGTGCTTTCCGGCGCGCCGCCTCCGCGTCGACGCCCCGGAGGCGATCGGTTCCGGGGGCGCCAGCGTCATCGCAGACCGACCGCGGCCGGGCTGGCCACCGGGCCTGGCCGCCGCCCGCGGAGTGCACGCCGTCCCTGGAAGTACCGCCACGGGCCAGCCAGCATGCCACGGCGGTTCGCAGCGAACAGCTCACGCGGGAAGTCTGCCTGCACGGTGCTGACCCGGACGCTGTCGGAGCTGGTGAGGTCCTTCCATGCGCGGGGCACCAGCCGAACCAACTCGGCCAGCACCCGCGGGTCCTGCCGGATCAGCGCGGCGTAGAACGCGGTGAGCCCGGCGCCGTACCCGGCCATCTGGGTCCGCAGCCCCTCCACGTCGGCGCGGTGGACGTGGCGGACCAGCGCCGCCGGCCGGTACAGCGTGGTGGCACCGCCGTGCAGCAGCCGACTGAACACCAGCGTGTCCTCGCCGCCCTGCGCGGGAGTGCCCGCACCGAGCGCCTCGTCGAAGCCGTTGAGGCGGCGGAGTGCCGCGAGACGGAAGGCCATGTTCGCTCCGACGCCGTACGCCGGCAGCGGGTACAGCGGGCTCTGCGCGGTTGTCGGACCGAAGTCGTCGGGGGTGAATCCGCGCCCCTTGCTGTGGCCGCCGAACTGCTCGAACCAGACCTGAGCTCGGCTGCGCAGCTCGGCCGGGACGACCGCGCCGGACACCCCGGCCGCCGCCGGGTTCTCGACGAACGCGCGCGCGATCTCGGCGACCCAGTGGGCGTCGGCGCGGACGTCGTCGTCGGTCCAGGCGACGACGTGCTCGCCCGGTTCGTCCTGCAGCTCGGCGAGCGCCCGGTTGCGTGCTCGGGACAAACCCGGACGCGGCTCGACCGTGTAGCGAATCGCGAGGCGGTCGGCGAACTCGTCGACGACGCCCCGGGTGCGGGCGCTGGTCGGCGCGTTGTCGACGACCAGGACGTCGAAGCCGCGGTACTCCTGCTCGGTGAGGCTGGCCAGGCAGGCGCGGAGCTCGTCCGGGTGCTCACGGGTGCAGATCACGACGGTGACCGGCGGGGCGAACGCGAGCGCGCGGGCTCGCCCGGCCAGGAACGGAGGAGTCCTGATCGGCGGGGTGCCGTCCGAGGTGAGTGCGTCCGGTTCGAGCCCGACCTGGGCGAGCCGCCGGGCGAGCGCGTCCGGGGCGGCGTTCCGAGCGGCGGCCAGCACCTCGTCGGGGCGAAGGCCGGTGGGTGGGATGTCGACGGTCACCATCGCGAGCGGCTCGGTGAAAAGCCGAACGACGAGCCAGGCCTGTTCGCGGCGAGTTCCGGACGCGTCAAAAGCCGCGACCGTCGGCAACGGCCCAGACAGCTCGACGTCCAGTACAACGCTCATCGGAACACCCTTCGGGACGGACGAGGCGTTGCACATTCGTGGGCCCTGGAGCGGCTCGGAGTGTGCAACGCTTCGGCTAGGTCAGCTGGTGGCCCAGGTGGGCGGCGGTCAGCCGGGCGACGCGCCAGGCGGGCTGCAGGGCGCGCTTGGCGACCGGTGCGAAGCCCGGTTCCCCACACTCGACCAGGCGGCGTACGTCCGCCGGCGTCGAGCCGGGGCCGGGCTGCAGACGTGGCAGCGCGAACCGGTCGTCGGCGGGGCGGGCCAGCCGTCGTCCGATCATGCAGGCGTTCGCATAACCCGCGTCGGCGACCGCCCGCCGCACCCGACGGCTGGAGTAGCCGTGCGGATAGCAGAACGACCGCACCGGCACCCCGAGCCGCCCGGCCAACTCGCCGCGGCTGCGGACGAGCTCGGCCACCAGTACCTCGGCCGGCAGCGTGTCCATCGGACGGTGCTGCCGTGAGTGGCTACCGATCTCGACACCGGCCGCGGCGAGCGCGGTGAGCTGGTCCCAGTCCAGGTACCCGTCGGTGCCGACGGTGCCGGTCGGGACGTAGAGCGTCGCTCGGGCGCCGTACTCGGCCAGCACCACGGCGGCGTTGAGGAAGTCGGCGTAGCCGTCGTCGAACGTCAGCGCCACGATCGGACGATCGGCGTCGGCGGCCTTGGCGGACAGCGCCTCGCTCAGCCCGAGTAGCTCCCACCCGTCGGCGGTCAGCGTCGCGATCTGACGGCGGAAGTCGGCCACCGGCACTCGCAACGGGTCCGGCACCGGGTCCGGAGTCGCCGGGATCCCGTGGTACATCAGGATCGGCAGCGCGCTCATCGGGACCGCACCAACCCGAGCGCGAACCCGAGCCCGGTCGTCGCCACCCCGGCCAGCACCATGCCGGCTTTGGCGAGTCCCACGGCGTCGCCCTGCCGTAGGTAGGCGCGGATGCCCTGGGGCAGCACCCGACGCAGGTAGTTGCTCTCCTCCGACAGCGCCTCGGCGCGGTCGGACCGGCTCCGGGTGAGCGTGGCGAGCCCGGCCTTGCCCCGTCCTTCCAGCCAGCAACGGCGCAGGAAGAAGGCCACACCGGATCGGTCAGCGGGCACGTGGTGACGGATCACCGCGCTCGGGACGTGCAGCCAGAGCGCGCCGGGCGCGGTCCGGGCCATCCGGAGGCACAGTTCGGTGTCCTCGGGTTCGGACAGATCGCCGACCTTCCCGAAGTCGGCACGGAATCCACCGACCGCGACGAAGACCTCCCGGCGGACGATCATGCTGGCGGCCCAGACGTTCCGGACGGGGTACGGCTCGGGGCTGGTCGCGGGCCGCGTCGCTCCGATCACCCAGCCGAACTCACGGGGGAACCAGCGCGGTTCGGCCTGGTGCCACACCGGCAGGATGCGACCACCGGCACCGACCACCCGCTCCGCTCCGGGTGCGGTGAGCGGTGCGACGAGGGCCGAGAGCCAGCCCGGGTCGGCGTAGGTGTCGTCGTCGAGGAACACGACCAGCGGTGTGGTCGCGGCCAGACCGATCGTGTTCCGGGAGCCGGACGCGCCGCGCTGGTGCTGGTTCTCCACCACCGCGATCTCGTCGCCGTAGTGCTGGGTCAGACGCTGGTAGAGCGCGGGGTTGTGGTCGACGGCGACCACGATCCGGTGCGGGTGGTCCTGTGCTTGCACCGAGGCGATCGTCTCGATCAGCAGGTTCCAGCGCGCCTCGGAGTAGCAGGCGATGCCGACGGTCACCGGGATCGCCGGGATGCCGGTCATCAGGCAGCGCCCTGCAGGCGGGCAGGCGTCGGGGCGAGAGGGGTCACGACCGGGGCATCGACCGGGACCGGAACCACCTGAGCGTTCGTGGTGGACGCCGCGCGGACCGGCAGCCCTCGGCTGAACCGCTCGCGCACGATCGTGACGAGGACCCGCCAGCCGTCGCGGAACGTCCGGAGGTTGCTCTCGCCGTGCAGCCGGTCGTACTCGAAGCTCGGTACCTCGGCGATGACCATGCGCGACCGGGCCACCCGGATGTTGATCAGCGTCTCGACCTCGAAACCGTCGCCCCAGCGGGCCTCGGCGGTGTGCGCGGACGCCAGGCCGAAGGACCGGATCGCGCTCCTGCGGAAGGCGTTGTAGCCGTAGCAGAGGTCGGTGTAGTGGGTCCGGAAGAGGACGTTGGTGAGCGTGTTCAGGCCCCAGTTGCCGACCTGGCGCAGCCGGCTGATGTCGTCGCTGCCG
The sequence above is a segment of the Cryptosporangium minutisporangium genome. Coding sequences within it:
- a CDS encoding alpha/beta hydrolase-fold protein encodes the protein MLPWDTELAGELTRQTIDSTLLRGNPLGDPHERPLWVYTPPGYHADPAARWPTVYVIQGYTGHLGMWANRMPYRQPFPETADAVFASGEAPGCIVVYVDAWTAYGGSQFVDSPGTGPYHSYLCDEVVPWVDARYRTIPQASSRAITGKSSGGFGAMITPMLRPDLFGALATHAGDSLYEYCYLGEFAKAVRYLREYGGDILRWWDEFRSRTSFTKEADNTLLILLGCSACFSADEDGTVRLPFDPVTGELVPERWQRWLDWDPVRMIDRHADALLSQQAIWIDAGTRDEWFLDLGAEAFRTGLARIGVPDEKVHFELFDAAHGGIDYRYPKSLAWLAHRLAR
- a CDS encoding glycosyltransferase family 2 protein, whose translation is MFQKAAKLTERPTRHTISVVIPTMNEARNIPIVLGALPHYIDEVVLVDADSVDGTVEAALAVRPDTRVVRQTRRGKGNALAAGFEAATGDYVVMIDADGSMDPAEIEAFVAELDNGADYVKGSRFVTGGGSDDISRLRQVGNWGLNTLTNVLFRTHYTDLCYGYNAFRRSAIRSFGLASAHTAEARWGDGFEVETLINIRVARSRMVIAEVPSFEYDRLHGESNLRTFRDGWRVLVTIVRERFSRGLPVRAASTTNAQVVPVPVDAPVVTPLAPTPARLQGAA
- a CDS encoding glycosyltransferase family 2 protein; translation: MSVVLDVELSGPLPTVAAFDASGTRREQAWLVVRLFTEPLAMVTVDIPPTGLRPDEVLAAARNAAPDALARRLAQVGLEPDALTSDGTPPIRTPPFLAGRARALAFAPPVTVVICTREHPDELRACLASLTEQEYRGFDVLVVDNAPTSARTRGVVDEFADRLAIRYTVEPRPGLSRARNRALAELQDEPGEHVVAWTDDDVRADAHWVAEIARAFVENPAAAGVSGAVVPAELRSRAQVWFEQFGGHSKGRGFTPDDFGPTTAQSPLYPLPAYGVGANMAFRLAALRRLNGFDEALGAGTPAQGGEDTLVFSRLLHGGATTLYRPAALVRHVHRADVEGLRTQMAGYGAGLTAFYAALIRQDPRVLAELVRLVPRAWKDLTSSDSVRVSTVQADFPRELFAANRRGMLAGPWRYFQGRRALRGRRPGPVASPAAVGLR
- a CDS encoding glycosyltransferase family 2 protein encodes the protein MTGIPAIPVTVGIACYSEARWNLLIETIASVQAQDHPHRIVVAVDHNPALYQRLTQHYGDEIAVVENQHQRGASGSRNTIGLAATTPLVVFLDDDTYADPGWLSALVAPLTAPGAERVVGAGGRILPVWHQAEPRWFPREFGWVIGATRPATSPEPYPVRNVWAASMIVRREVFVAVGGFRADFGKVGDLSEPEDTELCLRMARTAPGALWLHVPSAVIRHHVPADRSGVAFFLRRCWLEGRGKAGLATLTRSRSDRAEALSEESNYLRRVLPQGIRAYLRQGDAVGLAKAGMVLAGVATTGLGFALGLVRSR
- a CDS encoding polysaccharide deacetylase family protein, which encodes MSALPILMYHGIPATPDPVPDPLRVPVADFRRQIATLTADGWELLGLSEALSAKAADADRPIVALTFDDGYADFLNAAVVLAEYGARATLYVPTGTVGTDGYLDWDQLTALAAAGVEIGSHSRQHRPMDTLPAEVLVAELVRSRGELAGRLGVPVRSFCYPHGYSSRRVRRAVADAGYANACMIGRRLARPADDRFALPRLQPGPGSTPADVRRLVECGEPGFAPVAKRALQPAWRVARLTAAHLGHQLT